One window from the genome of Gammaproteobacteria bacterium encodes:
- a CDS encoding hypothetical protein (Evidence 5 : Unknown function) — translation MGITTQNAASWNSFNGTTYKRGGYRVANGSYQARGLLRFDNLSLPTGATLTRATLTLTVGTWTTGFKILGYYLKSTWDPTSSKLGWHNRMTSLTWIGDGAGTKNVRPNPPFALTNFKGSGNELRTVDLDLSVVQSWLTNPASNQGIVFVNDSSNKSATILSAEDSVVANRPMLTLTYLLSGQSLVVLTRQEPEPAGANCLYGGTTIRTGHDSNSDGVLADTEVESTTLQCNAPFTQTGSYAGATSAGNGGLATFVGGVNGYIGTQDASITNQYAAAWNNYNGRAEKTESMTVGTGAGASWNPLIRFDGLSTVLPSGASITKADLVLTATNWSGNAVIDGYYLKARWNPRAANLGWLRRSDTETWASPGGVGAGVDVRADKSFKLNLTPNGQQTVSVALDPEIVQSWVTTAS, via the coding sequence CTACCTACAAGAGAGGTGGTTACAGGGTTGCCAATGGCAGCTACCAAGCTCGCGGACTCCTGCGCTTCGACAATCTCAGCCTGCCTACGGGCGCGACTCTGACCCGTGCCACCTTGACTCTCACGGTCGGTACCTGGACGACGGGTTTTAAGATCCTGGGTTATTATCTAAAAAGCACATGGGATCCAACATCGTCCAAGCTGGGCTGGCATAACCGCATGACTTCTTTGACGTGGATTGGGGACGGCGCGGGCACCAAGAATGTCAGGCCCAACCCACCCTTTGCCCTCACTAACTTCAAAGGGTCTGGCAACGAGCTGAGGACAGTGGATCTCGATTTGTCCGTCGTTCAAAGTTGGCTCACAAATCCCGCCTCCAACCAGGGCATCGTGTTCGTGAACGACAGCTCGAATAAATCTGCCACTATCCTGAGTGCTGAAGATTCTGTGGTTGCCAATCGCCCGATGCTAACCTTGACCTATCTACTTTCCGGGCAGAGTTTAGTCGTTCTCACCCGCCAAGAACCTGAACCAGCCGGTGCCAACTGCCTCTATGGAGGCACTACGATTCGCACCGGTCATGATTCCAACAGCGACGGCGTTCTTGCCGATACCGAAGTTGAGTCCACGACCTTGCAGTGCAATGCACCATTCACGCAGACTGGTTCTTATGCTGGCGCTACAAGCGCAGGTAACGGCGGACTTGCCACATTCGTAGGTGGGGTTAATGGGTATATCGGTACACAGGATGCCAGCATCACCAATCAATACGCCGCTGCCTGGAATAACTACAATGGTCGGGCAGAGAAGACCGAGAGCATGACGGTAGGTACTGGGGCTGGTGCCTCCTGGAACCCATTGATTCGTTTTGACGGCCTTTCCACTGTGTTGCCTTCTGGCGCGAGCATTACTAAGGCTGATCTAGTACTCACCGCAACCAACTGGTCGGGTAACGCAGTGATCGATGGCTATTATCTCAAGGCGCGTTGGAATCCTCGCGCGGCGAACCTCGGCTGGCTGCGCCGCTCGGACACTGAAACCTGGGCATCGCCAGGTGGCGTAGGCGCTGGCGTTGATGTCCGTGCGGACAAAAGCTTCAAGCTAAACCTTACCCCGAACGGCCAGCAGACGGTTAGCGTCGCACTCGATCCGGAAATCGTGCAGAGCTGGGTTACTACTGCTTCCTAA